DNA from Elaeis guineensis isolate ETL-2024a chromosome 2, EG11, whole genome shotgun sequence:
GCTATTATGCACAGTAGGATAATTTGTTATGTTGGAGCTTATAGTCTTTTCTTTTCCGGTTTTCTGATTATTGTGTGATCACATACCATGATCATGGTAGGTTAAACTGTGGTGTGACTGCCCATTCTGGCCTGATGACGGGATGTGCCGTCTTCGGGATTGCAGTGTCTGTGAGTGTCCAGAAAGTGAGTTTCCAGAGCCATTTAAGAAGCCCTTTCAAGGGCTTTCTGCTGATGATCTGATCTGTCAGGAGGGAAAACCACAGGCTACCGTTGATCGTACACTAGATAGAAAAGTTTTCAGAGGGTGGATTGAAATTGACAACCCATGGACGCATGATGATGAAACTGATAATGGTAGAGTTTCAGTACTGCATGATGCCTTGTTTGCCTTATTTTGTTTGCAATGCTTGTTATATTATTGCAGTTGGTTTACCATAGTGAATGGTAATTTATGccccgcttttttttttttttctttttttcttttgcagaTGAGATGACATATGCGAACCTTCAGCTAAACCCTGAGCGCTACACTGGTTATGCAGGTCCATCAGCTAGGCGGATATGGCAAGCTATTTACACTGAAAATTGTCCAAAATGTTAGTTCAATTAACTTGTCTATACTGGCAAATATTCTCAGTCGTGAGTCATAGCTTCTTTTATTCTGTACATGGCATGTTCTTGAAGCTAAAAGATTTTTGATTGCTTGAGAGAGAAATGCCCTAGTGCACATGAGATACACAATTAGGTGGAGGTTTGGACATTTAAAGAAGCATACTGGCAGGTCTAGAGAAGGCCAAACTATGTTAACAAATATATTATAAAGAAATGTGTTGAAGAGAAACTAATATTTGAATTGATTGTTTGAATAAGAGCCTACCTAGAATTTGTACTTCGGCAACATTAATCTTTAAATGATCTTCttgtaactatttttttttttgtcttctgcACACTGTTGTCCACAATATGTGATCCCCCAATGTCCAAATAAAGTAGCTCTTTGAGAGTGAAGTATGATGCTCATTTAAACCATCCTTCTTGCTTACTATAATGAAAAGAAAACCATGCATATAGTGCCAATTTATGCTTGTCATAATGCGAATTGCAGGTTAGGACATTGTAGCAATGATGTTACAAGAGAAATTTCTTATTTGTCTGTGAATGGTGGATGCAGGTACCTGGATTTGATAACTAATCTCTTCTTTAGATTTCTTTGTAGGATTTTCTAACATCTGGAACACTAAAAATAGTTAATGATTTAGATTATGGATTATCatcctattttattaatattcagTCTGGCAGTTCTTTgtagggaggaagagagagagagagcaccttGTTGATAAGTGCAAAGTGCCATGATGGGCAGTACATTTGTCATGGTCATGCACTATAGCCCtttcacattttttttttatttaatatattttagatgCTGAGGAACATAACTTATACAGGGTAGCTGATATCTTTCTGTAACAAAATTGAAAAGATAAAAGGCTTTTAAATTTTCTTGAGCAGCATGTGCCAGAGCAGTTTCAGGTAGTTTGTAACTATGAATTAGCTTCGTATGGGGCTCCTCCAAACTATCTTAGACTTACAATCTTCATGCAACTAGGTGGTGTACTTTGTGTAAAGAACAATGATATATTCATGACGCACATGGCCGAATCCGGtgacatgtgatatttatgactTATGATACTAAAAAATTACTATGCAAAACTTGAATCAGCATAGGATGGTTGCTACTTGCTAGTCTACTAGTTGGTTTACTGGAATAGGTTGTTAAAGATCTTATTGCCTTCTACTTCTTCAGATCCTTCAGGAGAATTTTGCCAGGAGAAAAGAGTGTTGTACAAGCTGATTTCAGGACTGCATTCCTCAATTTCAGTTCACATAGCTTCTGATTATCTTCTTGATGAAGCTAGCAATTTGGTTATGCCTCTTACTTGAACTTGTTGCAGCATTTTCTAATCATAATAAAGTTGCTTGTATTAAAGATTTTGTGACAGTTTTTCCTGACATCTTTCTTCCCTTGCGTGATTGCAGTGGGGCCAAAATCTTGACGTGCTTTATGAACGTGTTTTGAAGCACCCAGATCGTGTCAGTAACTTGTACTTCACCTTTCTTTTTGTTCTCCGGGCGGTTACAAAGGTAAATTTGTTTAATCACTGCAGTTTTGCTTTTTAACTTTGGGATGTTTATATGATATTAGTGCTTTCATCTGATCACCTTCTACCATAGCATTCATGATTTTAAAAATGTCTATCTGTTTAATGTCTATCCCCTTATTTTTCACATATTGGTTTTGGATTTTTCTGTATGCATGGTCTTGACTTGTGAGCCTTATCCCAGATGTGGGTTGgctttattgttcaaattttgaGAAATTTTAACTACCCACTCAAAACCTGAAGCCAGCTATTTGTGAATCAGTGTTGAATTTCTGGTGAAAGCAACTTTGATCAAGAGAGGGATCTGCCATATATAAGATCATGAAGCTAATGAGAAGTACTCTTTGATTTCCCTATACTTTGAGAGAGTTTAGATAGAGTGGAAGGGCAAAGTTCTGTGTATGGAGTTGCATTCATGTTTAAGTTACAAGTTACTGGTATGGGCATGTGCATGTGCATGTAAGGGTAATCACGGATGGCTGTGATTATATGAAAGGAAGCACTAGCGGCTGTGGTCCCTATCTGATAAATGCACTCTCACTTTGAGTTGATGCAGTCCTTTAGTTTCTCTGCCTTCAGAAAAAGCTGAGCGAAGGTGCATTCTTTTATTAAAACAAGGGGCAATGGCAGATTTTTCATGTGGAAGGAGGGTAACGGCTCACAATCAAAGGCTCAGAGTATCTGTGTTATAATAGCAGAGATTAGACCATTCAATTTTAATATAAGTTGGATTTTTAACTTATTTGTGTGTGGTCCTTTACAATCAAGATTTTGGGGATATGTGTAGGATGCTATGTGATAAGAACCAAAATGTGCACCTGCCATGTTATGTGGTCACTGAATACTATCAAGACTTGAAATTTTGTGAGGCATTTATACATTAACCTATGGATTGAATTGTTAGCAGTGAAGAATGTACATGATGAGCATGGCATAGAAGAGGATGCTAATGGTAGAGTTAGAAACAGGAGCATTTGATAAAGCTAAAAAGAGGTACTTATGCTATATATAGCTGCCAAAAAAGGATAACTGTTATAAGCATGCACGGGACATGGCTTTTATGCAGGCATAGTGAGGGGAGTTTTACACTCAGTTTGAGTGGAATACGAGACCAAGAAAGATGATGATTGAAATGTCAAGATGGAAATTTGATGATGGGAAAAATTCAGGGTGACTGTGATGCTGCTACCTGCTACCGTATGTGCAACACCTCTTTCTGATCTGTGCTAGATCTACCACTCCTACCAATTCTGTTAGAATGAAGAGAAAACAGCTGGCTGCCAGCTTGGACATGGAAACATGCCATGCTTCTAGTACATATCTGTTGCAGGTGTCAGGCATATAGGCAGGGTAAGTGGCATGCATGTTTTTTTGCCCTCCTTATTCTATAGAATGTTTGTATCGTTATGTGATTATGACTTCCTGAGGTAAGGGATGCCAGAGACACCCTGCTAGTACCCTATTAGGTGCCTGGGCAGTCTTAGACTACTGCTTGTGAGTTTGTGATTTGTTACTCCGGGAATATGCCCTGGTGGGCTGGGGTTGAAGTGTTGAGGGAAACACCGCTTCAAGGCTCGAGACCTGACCTCTTGCTTGAAAGTGAGAGGgcattgatgtttttattataaaGATTTTCATGCTTGTGTGTTTACATTGTATGTCTCTCCCAAGGTAAAGCATGCTCTTTGATAAAGGATAGATGTGAGAAAGTAAAAAGACGATGTCTGATCAGATAGATAAAGGAAGTGATCTTAATATAAGTTGCATGATTTTACTTTTATGCAACGTCAATTATTCACACTTAATAAACTTTTGCATGATTTATCTTTCCTTTTGGTGGGAGGTTTGCTCTCTATCCTTACAATGTTGCTCCTCTTGATGTGTTTCAGGCTGCAGATTATTTGGAACAAGCTGAATATAACACGGGCAACTTAGAAGAAGATCTGAGAACACAATCACTGGTGAGGCAGCTAGTTTATAATCCCAAGATACAAGCTGCTTGCCCACTAccatttgatgaagccaaactctgGCAAGGTGAAAGTGGGCCTGAACTGAAGCAGCAGATCAAAAAGCAATTCAGAAATATAAGGTTCGAACCTTGAACTCCATGTCATGGTGTCCCAAAAGCCTAGATCATGTTAATCTAACCAGTTTCTTAGTAAATTGTAGTGCATTGATGGATTGTGTTGGATGTGAGAAATGCCGTCTCTGGGGAAAGCTTCAAGTTCTTGGTCTTGGCACTGCACTGAAGATCCTGTTTTCAGTCAATGGCCAAAACCTCATGAGTCAGCCTGTAAGTCACTTTCGTGTTATTGTTGTACCTTTTACAGTAGGAAGATGTTTATGTTTCTTTCACAAGCAAAAGAAAACATAACATTAAGTATGCATCATCAATTTACAGCCCAGAAACTTGGATTGTGACTCAGCAAGCTTGATTTATCGCCCTTACCATTACTATTGCTAAAGTAATTGTGTGCACATTCATTTACTGAAAGAATTGTATACATTTAGTGCCCCTCATTTACTTATTCCATGAACCATGCCGCAAGGACCTTTCCATCTTTATAATAAGTAGATATCTGTAGATCTTATGTGATGCTAGTAGGATCAAGCTGTCAAGGAGGCTTGAGTAGGTTCACTTTCGTgtgcttttcttcttttttttttttttttaatgttttacCATTTACTTATATAGTTGTTTAACTGAATTACGCTTCTTATAAAGGAGGATGCTCAACATTGTTTCATGTCAGATGTAATAAGCTCTAGATGGTGTCAAGTGTGACTTGATCTTGATCCTAATAAATTCAAATACTTTCTGTATATGTAAAAGCCATGCCATGTTCTTGTGTGTAGCAATGTCATGTTCTTGTATGCTTTCATAATTGGGTTGCATTTTTGGTTTTCCATTCTTCCAAATTCTTTTTGGTCTGTAAGTGCccccaaagattttttttttttttcttttttgtacctctctttttttcttttcttttccatttttttgtgtgtgcgtgtgcgtgtgtAGGTTTCATGTTTCTGGTTCCTTTGAGGTGACTAATGTAGTTTCTTTGGCATACTGTGAAGGAAATGATACATCAGTCAGTAACATTTTTGTGAATTCCCATATGTTCTTGCAACCATGGTTCTGTATCTGATAGCAGAATTTGTGTTTGGCTTTCAGCTGCAGCTGCAACGAAATGAAGTTATAGCTTTGGTGAACCTTTTAAATAGACTTTCAGAATCTGTTAAACTTGTTCATGAAATGGTGCCTTCTATTGAGAAAACCATGGAAAGACAGGTTTCTCCACCCAAACGCAAGAATAGTTCATAGCAAAGAATTTTCTATGGTAAGACTTCTTTGTGCTTCATCTTGTTTGAGTCAAATTGTATTAGACTGGAACCTTCTGCGTCCTGACATGTTCTGGCTTCTGAACTAGCAGGGATCGAGAACATTGTAGAGTCGGAGCTGTGTAAACGGCATGTATTTTCAAGGACAACACTGAAGTGGTATACAGAACAACCAATAGAGGGTTGTGGAATTACCGGGGACTTGAATAGTTCCCCATTGTACTACAAATTCTGTGACAGATTAACAGATGAATATGCAAAAGTTCGTTCGGTGTCTGGTCTTTAGTTCTGAAGATCACTCAAATGGCATGACTGCTGAATAATGCATCCTGCATCTGTTTGTATGAGTTGCAAATTTATACATTTCTATTGTACTTGAAGAGTTGCAAATTGATTTattaaggaatttttttttttttttttgtaacaccTGTCTAATATATTTCTGATCCTTCAGACACAGAATGCTATTGTGATAGTGAATGGAACTGGGTTTTCGGAAGGAGTTTGTACCTATTTAccgacaacaaaaaaaaaaaaaaaaaaaagaagaagaaaagaaaaatagagagttTGTGCCTCTTCTGGGAAAGTGGAAAGGGAGGTGTTGATGGTTGATGGCTATTCGTGAAAGCGAGCGAGGGGTGCGCGGTGGCAGGCTCCTGGCCAACAGCCGGGTGGCCTCCAACAAGCCGGGGGAAGAAATGCAGCAGGGTGCTTCACCGCCTCCGCCTGGCTTCGACAAGCTGGCGACTTAGGATGGTGCACTGCAGAGGACGTGGGCACATGTCGCTAGATGTTGTCCAAGAAGGAGGTACGAGACAACACCTCCCTCGATGGTGGCCGTTGCCAATTGGCTACGAGCCACGTTCAACCAGGCTGTGACCAGGAGAGAGATCGTTGTATTCTGGGAGCAGGACATGCTCCGCGTTTCTGGGAGTGCCGGGATAAAAGGCCGCGGCCATGAATGCTGCCTCTCCTGCCGGAGTTCTCGGAACCAACCACGCCGATTAATTTTGCTCGCCAGCTATCCGCCGGGATCCGTCGGTTCCCGACGTCCAAGTGGGCTGCCAGCGGCTAGGTTGTAAACCTAACATTTAAGCCTGAACGTTAATCCAATCATTTAAGCTAATCAAGTCTGGAGGGGGCATACGACTTCCCAGATCCAGGGCACAATTATAGGTCAAGGCAACGCCACACCTGGATGGTCTTGCACAAAGGAGTCCAATGCTATGTTGGTAGGACGAGTTGGCCGCTTCTGCGTGTCAAGTATTTCTGTGAAACTTTATCTTGGGGAGTTATTCAATCTATTCTTCGTATACTTGATCTCTGTGGTGGAGTGCAGAAGTAATTGGAGACGAGTTGGGCAGGGGTGCCCTATCTTGAAGACAAGTCTCATGGGCATTATATAATTTGACGTCTCATGGGACCTATAAGAGCCAATGGCGATGGAGCACAAGTGTGGCTAATGGAATATCGGTTGGAACATATTGTTAGAGCTGGCCTAAGGATCAAGGACAACGAAATAGATCATGTTAAGGAGAGGATAATATGGTGAAGGAGTTTAtcttttaataatatttatttgatgGACAAATTTGGATTCTAGTACTATGGCAATGCATAGTGACGTGTAAGTAGGCTGTGAACAATGAATGTTGGGCAGTATGAATGATGTGCAAGTACTATTACTAGTAGTTGGACACCATGAACATGGTCGAGCAATATAGCTGTGGATGGGAAAGCATGTTGAGGATAGAATGCCGATATGTGGTAAAGGAGCTTGTGCAAAGCTTGGATGGTGGGATCGGGGCTTGGACATGAATGGTCAACCATGCTTCTAGGGGTTGCGAGGCATGTTAGCTTAGTGGTTTAGCTGAATGACACTAGAGGATGTTTTGCCTTTGAGGCTCATGCATTATAGTGCACAGTTATATCATATGGGTTTGATCTATGTATTCTTGAAAGACAGCATGGTGGCAAATTAATGGCACAACGGATATGCCGTGTCATGGAGGTATTTTACTAGGCATTATGATATCCGAGTTAGCATTACTTGGCTTGTGGGGTCAAAGACATAGAATCGATAGAGCTGTCTGGTTACAGAGCACACGTGCAAAGAGATTATGCTGTGGCATGGAGGTGCCTATGAGTGTTTCATTTGACCCAAAGGGTCAAGTTGCTTGCAGGTACCAAAGGATATCGCATGTGTTTAGTATGTAATATAAAGTCTTGTTTTTTTTCACCTCTTTTAGGAAAGGTTGCTAAATTGAGAAGTAGAGCATCTGCTTTGCTTTTTAgtatcataatatatatatatatatatatatatatatatatatatatatatatatatatatatatatatatatatatatatatatatatatatatatatatatgagcttTGTTCACAATTTCCAGGCGATTATAGG
Protein-coding regions in this window:
- the LOC105053227 gene encoding endoplasmic reticulum oxidoreductin-1 isoform X1, with amino-acid sequence MGSGDRSGGGAGGWTGRKWGWAAGALIAVLLATAVTSRTSPKITLFGITDKPCECSESKRYTGIVEDCCCDYETVDSLNNEVLHPILQDLVASPFFRYFKVKLWCDCPFWPDDGMCRLRDCSVCECPESEFPEPFKKPFQGLSADDLICQEGKPQATVDRTLDRKVFRGWIEIDNPWTHDDETDNDEMTYANLQLNPERYTGYAGPSARRIWQAIYTENCPKYPSGEFCQEKRVLYKLISGLHSSISVHIASDYLLDEASNLWGQNLDVLYERVLKHPDRVSNLYFTFLFVLRAVTKAADYLEQAEYNTGNLEEDLRTQSLVRQLVYNPKIQAACPLPFDEAKLWQGESGPELKQQIKKQFRNISALMDCVGCEKCRLWGKLQVLGLGTALKILFSVNGQNLMSQPLQLQRNEVIALVNLLNRLSESVKLVHEMVPSIEKTMERQVSPPKRKNSS
- the LOC105053227 gene encoding endoplasmic reticulum oxidoreductin-1 isoform X2, translated to MGSGDRSGGGAGGWTGRKWGWAAGALIAVLLATAVTSRTSPKITLFGITDKPCECSESKRYTGIVEDCCCDYETVDSLNNEVLHPILQDLVASPFFRYFKVKLWCDCPFWPDDGMCRLRDCSVCECPESEFPEPFKKPFQGLSADDLICQEGKPQATVDRTLDRKVFRGWIEIDNPWTHDDETDNDEMTYANLQLNPERYTGYAGPSARRIWQAIYTENCPKYPSGEFCQEKRVLYKLISGLHSSISVHIASDYLLDEASNLWGQNLDVLYERVLKHPDRVSNLYFTFLFVLRAVTKAADYLEQAEYNTGNLEEDLRTQSLVRQLVYNPKIQAACPLPFDEAKLWQGESGPELKQQIKKQFRNISKL